The following proteins come from a genomic window of Mycolicibacterium rufum:
- a CDS encoding LON peptidase substrate-binding domain-containing protein: MPTVPMFPLEVAMLPGEELPLRIFEPRYSALVQACLAAEDPAFGTVLIEAGREVGGGDSRSDVGTLAHITEYVDLGEGRYAMKCAMVERFRVIEWLPDDPYPRAVIDLWPDEPGAPVTVDQIRDIEDRMVALFERIASARGAQVNARDIVHGADDSGDAAMWLYALTARLPMGQADRYSVLAAPTAADRVLALSEAVDTVTAMVEFQLSE, from the coding sequence ATGCCGACGGTTCCGATGTTCCCGCTCGAGGTGGCGATGCTGCCCGGTGAGGAACTGCCGCTGCGGATCTTCGAGCCGCGGTACTCGGCCCTGGTGCAGGCGTGTCTGGCCGCCGAGGATCCTGCCTTCGGGACGGTGCTGATCGAAGCGGGCCGTGAGGTCGGTGGCGGCGACAGCCGCAGCGACGTCGGGACGCTGGCCCACATCACCGAGTACGTCGACCTGGGCGAGGGTCGCTACGCCATGAAATGCGCTATGGTCGAACGGTTTCGGGTCATCGAGTGGCTGCCCGACGACCCGTATCCGCGGGCGGTGATCGACCTGTGGCCCGACGAGCCGGGCGCGCCGGTCACGGTCGACCAGATCCGCGACATCGAAGACCGAATGGTGGCGCTGTTCGAGCGGATCGCGTCGGCGCGCGGTGCCCAGGTGAACGCGCGCGACATCGTGCACGGCGCCGACGACTCCGGGGATGCGGCGATGTGGTTGTACGCGTTGACCGCTCGGCTCCCCATGGGACAGGCCGACCGGTACTCGGTGCTGGCCGCGCCGACCGCGGCCGACCGGGTGCTGGCGCTGTCCGAGGCCGTCGACACTGTCACCGCGATGGTGGAGTTCCAGCTCTCGGAGTGA
- a CDS encoding glutamate--cysteine ligase codes for MSSLGADRRAGSRIDFAGSPRPTLGVEWEFALVDAQTRDLSNEAASVIAEIGENPHVHKELLRNTVEVVTGVCDSVPQAMDDLRSTLRPVRTVVRERGMELFCAGTHPFAKWSAQKLTDAPRYAELIKRTQWWGRQMLIWGVHVHVGVSSAHKVMPIITSMLNYYPHLLALSASSPFWDGEDTGYASNRAMMFQQLPTAGLPFHFQEWREFEGFVADQKKTGIIDHMNEIRWDIRPSPHLGTVEVRIFDGVSNLRELSALVALTHCLIVDLDRRLDAGETLPVMPPWHVQENKWRAARYGLDAIIILDEDSNERLVTEDLDDQLERLVPVAESLSCVDELSAVAEICRNGASYQRQRRVAEEADGDLRAVVDALVGELVI; via the coding sequence GTGTCATCACTCGGGGCTGACCGCCGGGCCGGCAGCCGCATCGACTTCGCCGGGTCGCCCCGGCCGACGCTCGGTGTCGAATGGGAGTTCGCGCTCGTCGACGCCCAGACCCGCGACCTCAGCAACGAGGCCGCCTCGGTGATCGCCGAGATCGGTGAGAACCCGCATGTGCACAAGGAACTGCTGCGCAACACCGTCGAGGTCGTCACCGGCGTCTGCGACAGCGTGCCCCAGGCGATGGACGATCTGCGGTCCACGCTGCGCCCTGTGCGCACCGTCGTGCGGGAGCGCGGCATGGAGTTGTTCTGTGCGGGCACACACCCGTTCGCGAAGTGGTCGGCGCAGAAGCTGACCGACGCGCCGCGCTACGCCGAGCTGATCAAGCGCACCCAGTGGTGGGGCCGGCAGATGTTGATCTGGGGTGTGCACGTCCACGTCGGGGTGTCCTCGGCGCACAAGGTGATGCCGATCATCACCTCGATGTTGAACTACTACCCGCATCTGCTGGCGCTGTCGGCGTCCTCGCCGTTCTGGGACGGGGAGGACACCGGCTACGCGAGCAACCGGGCGATGATGTTCCAACAGCTTCCGACGGCCGGCCTGCCGTTCCACTTTCAGGAGTGGCGCGAGTTCGAGGGCTTCGTCGCCGATCAGAAGAAGACAGGGATCATCGACCACATGAACGAGATCCGTTGGGACATCAGGCCTTCGCCGCATCTGGGGACGGTGGAGGTGCGGATCTTCGACGGAGTGTCGAACCTCCGGGAGCTCTCCGCGCTCGTCGCGCTGACGCACTGCCTGATCGTGGATCTCGATCGCCGCCTCGACGCCGGTGAGACACTGCCCGTGATGCCCCCGTGGCACGTGCAGGAGAACAAATGGCGGGCCGCGCGCTACGGCCTGGACGCGATCATCATCCTCGACGAGGACAGCAACGAGCGACTGGTCACCGAGGATCTCGACGATCAGCTCGAGCGGCTGGTGCCCGTGGCCGAATCCCTGTCGTGCGTCGACGAACTCTCGGCGGTCGCCGAGATCTGCCGCAACGGCGCGTCGTACCAGCGGCAGCGCCGGGTGGCCGAGGAGGCCGACGGTGATCTGCGCGCCGTCGTCGACGCGCTGGTCGGTGAGTTGGTGATCTGA
- the sodC gene encoding superoxide dismutase[Cu-Zn] produces MLRTVAAATLFAAPALALAACSPPGEVPSDTPGTTPSVWTGSPSPSAPAGEGGSGEGGAEGGQAQAAGGETLKADLKLPDGTTVATADIAFSGGFATVTVQTTGRNQLTPGFHGMHIHSVGKCEANSVAPTGGAPANFNSAGGHLQVPGHSGHPASGDLASLQVREDGSAKLMTTTDAFTAEELLGGAGTAIIIHEKADNFANIPPERYQQVNGAPPPDQTTLATGDAGARVACGVITRG; encoded by the coding sequence ATGCTCAGGACCGTCGCCGCCGCCACCCTGTTCGCAGCGCCAGCCCTCGCGTTGGCCGCCTGCTCGCCTCCCGGAGAGGTGCCCTCGGACACCCCCGGAACCACACCGTCGGTGTGGACCGGCTCGCCGTCCCCGTCGGCGCCCGCCGGCGAAGGAGGCTCGGGCGAGGGCGGTGCCGAGGGCGGCCAAGCGCAGGCCGCCGGCGGCGAGACCCTCAAGGCCGATCTGAAGTTGCCCGACGGCACCACCGTGGCGACCGCCGACATCGCGTTCTCCGGGGGATTCGCCACCGTCACCGTGCAGACGACCGGCAGGAACCAGCTGACCCCCGGCTTCCACGGCATGCACATCCACTCGGTGGGCAAGTGCGAGGCCAACTCGGTGGCACCGACCGGAGGCGCGCCGGCCAACTTCAACTCCGCGGGCGGCCACCTGCAGGTGCCCGGCCACAGCGGTCACCCCGCCAGCGGTGACCTGGCCTCGCTGCAGGTGCGCGAGGACGGCTCGGCCAAGCTGATGACGACCACCGACGCCTTCACCGCTGAGGAACTGCTGGGCGGCGCGGGCACGGCGATCATCATCCACGAGAAGGCGGACAACTTCGCCAACATCCCGCCGGAGCGCTATCAGCAGGTCAACGGCGCACCGCCGCCGGATCAGACCACCCTGGCGACCGGCGACGCCGGAGCGCGGGTGGCCTGCGGTGTCATCACTCGGGGCTGA
- a CDS encoding LytR C-terminal domain-containing protein, with translation MNQRESSGLPLRAIVMVLLFLGVVFLLVGFQALSGGDDDSSDSDSITTSITSTPTTPSSTAAPAKAEVRVFNISTTEGAAETTANRLRDAGWNVTETGNLTLPETTVTTVFFSDAPGEQQAAEEIGRLLEAPVAPRVPEVTDQPPGVIVAVTG, from the coding sequence ATGAACCAGCGAGAATCCTCCGGTCTGCCCCTGCGCGCCATCGTGATGGTGCTGCTGTTCCTGGGCGTGGTCTTTCTCCTCGTGGGGTTCCAGGCGCTCAGCGGCGGCGACGACGACTCGTCCGACAGCGACTCGATCACCACCTCCATCACCAGCACGCCGACCACGCCGTCGAGCACCGCCGCGCCGGCGAAGGCCGAGGTGCGGGTCTTCAACATCTCCACCACCGAAGGCGCCGCCGAGACGACGGCCAACCGGCTGCGGGACGCCGGCTGGAATGTCACCGAAACGGGCAACCTGACCCTGCCGGAGACGACGGTCACCACCGTGTTCTTCAGTGACGCTCCTGGCGAGCAGCAGGCGGCCGAGGAGATCGGCCGGTTGCTCGAGGCGCCGGTGGCGCCGCGGGTCCCCGAAGTCACAGACCAGCCACCAGGCGTGATCGTGGCAGTCACCGGCTAG
- a CDS encoding DUF3263 domain-containing protein, with translation MDGAIARAEKSGDSADGAEPADGLTRREHDILAFERQWWKYAGSKEDAIKELFSMSATRYYQVLNALVDRPEALAADPMLVKRLRRLRASRQKARAARRLGFDVT, from the coding sequence ATGGACGGCGCGATCGCGCGGGCTGAGAAGTCCGGGGACTCCGCAGACGGCGCTGAACCCGCCGACGGCCTGACCCGTCGGGAGCACGACATCCTGGCGTTCGAACGGCAGTGGTGGAAGTACGCCGGATCCAAGGAAGACGCCATCAAGGAGCTCTTCTCGATGTCGGCGACCCGGTACTACCAGGTGCTGAACGCGTTGGTCGACCGGCCGGAAGCGCTGGCCGCGGACCCGATGCTGGTCAAGCGGTTGCGCAGGCTGCGGGCGAGTCGGCAGAAGGCCCGCGCGGCGCGGCGCCTCGGCTTCGACGTGACCTGA
- a CDS encoding peptide deformylase, producing MAVRPICIVGDPVLHTPTEPIPVGEDGTLPADLADLITDLYDTMDAAHGVGLAANQIGVGKRVFVYDCADARGKTLRRRGVIVNPVLETSEVPETMPDPEDDDEGCLSVPGESFPTGRASWARVTGLDADGTPITLEGTDLFARMLQHETGHLDGFLYLDRLVGRNARSAKRAVKSHGWGVPGLTWMPGEDPDPFGH from the coding sequence ATGGCTGTCCGACCGATCTGCATCGTGGGTGACCCCGTCCTCCACACCCCCACCGAGCCGATTCCCGTCGGCGAGGACGGAACGCTGCCCGCCGATCTCGCGGATCTGATCACCGATCTGTACGACACGATGGACGCCGCCCACGGAGTCGGCCTGGCCGCCAACCAGATCGGCGTCGGCAAGCGGGTCTTCGTCTACGACTGCGCCGACGCCCGCGGCAAGACCCTCCGCCGTCGCGGCGTCATCGTCAACCCGGTGTTGGAGACCTCCGAGGTGCCCGAGACGATGCCGGATCCGGAGGACGACGACGAAGGCTGCCTGTCGGTGCCCGGCGAGTCGTTCCCGACGGGACGCGCCTCCTGGGCCCGGGTGACCGGCCTGGACGCCGACGGCACCCCGATCACGCTGGAGGGGACGGATCTGTTCGCGCGGATGCTGCAGCACGAGACGGGACACCTGGACGGTTTCCTCTATCTGGACCGGTTGGTCGGACGGAACGCGCGCAGCGCCAAGCGGGCGGTGAAGTCACACGGGTGGGGTGTGCCCGGGCTGACCTGGATGCCCGGTGAGGACCCCGATCCCTTCGGGCACTGA
- a CDS encoding N-acetylglutamate synthase, CG3035 family yields the protein MTDLPELGARVSLRYRLPAGESRPFTDVVGHVEQVDPAVLVRTRHGDLVSVRRDDVVAFRVVPEQPVRAGQIRNLEHAAALAWPGTEHQWLDGWFLRFGGGATRRANSAVPLQFTSVTEITAAARWYASRGVPALISAPDRLFRIPEGVPTDAENLVMTRDIGPGELGEVSVAALPDDDWIRLYEREVPVPVLTAVVDGEVVFGALAGSAVGRVALTEAPDGTRWAGVSAVHVVASARRRGLARRLCDGLLAWAGDRGATRAYVQVVTDNDAARRLYEQMGFTLHHRSRYVRAEDLL from the coding sequence GTGACGGACCTGCCGGAGTTGGGCGCTCGCGTCAGCCTGCGGTACCGGCTGCCGGCCGGCGAGTCGCGACCCTTCACCGACGTCGTCGGCCACGTCGAGCAGGTCGACCCTGCGGTGCTGGTGCGCACCCGTCACGGCGATCTGGTCTCCGTCCGCCGCGACGACGTCGTCGCCTTCCGGGTGGTGCCCGAACAACCGGTGCGCGCCGGACAGATCCGCAATCTCGAGCACGCGGCGGCGCTGGCGTGGCCGGGCACCGAGCACCAGTGGTTGGACGGGTGGTTCCTGCGATTCGGTGGCGGCGCCACCCGGCGCGCGAATTCAGCTGTGCCACTGCAGTTCACGTCGGTCACCGAGATCACCGCGGCGGCGCGCTGGTATGCCTCGCGCGGGGTGCCCGCGCTGATCTCGGCTCCGGACCGGCTGTTCCGCATTCCGGAGGGCGTGCCGACGGACGCCGAAAACCTGGTGATGACACGCGATATCGGTCCGGGCGAGCTGGGTGAGGTGTCCGTGGCAGCGCTTCCCGACGACGACTGGATTCGGCTCTACGAGCGCGAGGTCCCGGTGCCGGTGCTGACCGCGGTCGTGGACGGCGAGGTCGTGTTCGGGGCGCTGGCCGGTTCCGCGGTGGGCAGGGTCGCGCTCACCGAGGCGCCCGACGGCACCCGCTGGGCGGGCGTGTCCGCGGTGCACGTCGTCGCCTCGGCGCGACGCCGGGGCCTGGCCCGCCGACTGTGCGACGGGTTGTTGGCCTGGGCAGGCGACCGGGGTGCCACGCGCGCCTACGTCCAGGTCGTCACCGACAACGACGCCGCCCGCCGGCTGTACGAGCAGATGGGGTTCACGCTGCACCATCGGTCGCGCTACGTGCGTGCCGAGGACCTACTGTGA
- a CDS encoding exodeoxyribonuclease III, translated as MRLATWNVNSIRARVDRVTDWLERADVDVLAMQETKCSDEQFPTMPFAALGYEVVHCGFNQWNGVAIASRIGIDDVAVGFDGQPTWSSDDTVEAAAEARALGATCGGVRVWSLYIPNGRFVGSPHYAYKLEWLAALRDTAHRWLTDDPAAPIAMVGDWNIAPTDDDVWSVEAYQGSTHVTPPERDAFAAVVDAGYSDVVRPFAPGPGVFTYWDYTRLAFQKRRGMRIDFILGSPAFTDRVTHAEIVREERKGKGASDHAPVLAELAN; from the coding sequence ATGCGACTGGCGACCTGGAACGTCAACTCGATTCGCGCCAGGGTCGATCGCGTCACCGACTGGCTGGAGCGCGCCGACGTGGACGTGCTCGCCATGCAGGAGACCAAGTGCTCCGACGAGCAGTTCCCGACGATGCCGTTCGCCGCGCTGGGTTATGAGGTGGTGCACTGCGGGTTCAACCAGTGGAACGGCGTGGCGATCGCCTCGCGCATCGGCATCGACGACGTCGCGGTGGGTTTCGACGGTCAGCCGACGTGGAGTTCAGACGACACCGTGGAGGCCGCCGCCGAGGCCCGAGCGCTGGGCGCGACGTGCGGGGGCGTGCGGGTGTGGAGCCTCTACATTCCCAACGGCCGCTTCGTCGGTTCGCCCCACTACGCGTACAAGCTGGAATGGCTTGCTGCGCTCCGTGATACCGCACACCGATGGCTCACCGACGATCCGGCCGCGCCGATCGCTATGGTCGGCGACTGGAACATCGCGCCGACCGACGACGACGTGTGGAGCGTCGAGGCCTACCAGGGCAGCACCCACGTCACGCCGCCGGAACGCGACGCCTTCGCCGCGGTCGTCGACGCCGGTTACTCCGACGTGGTGCGTCCGTTCGCACCTGGCCCCGGCGTCTTCACCTACTGGGACTACACGCGGCTGGCGTTCCAGAAGCGCCGAGGTATGCGCATCGACTTCATCCTCGGGTCGCCGGCGTTCACCGACCGCGTCACGCACGCCGAGATCGTCCGTGAGGAGCGAAAAGGTAAGGGCGCGAGCGATCATGCCCCGGTGCTCGCGGAGCTCGCGAACTGA
- a CDS encoding lysophospholipid acyltransferase family protein yields the protein MSSTTDGRPDEVRRQAHEHAQEKRAAMAAKRERTDGGVSGWVAQRAGDWDLAGQDEATMQRQKFFWNTLVDHWFRMEFDGWENLPDAPVLLVGIHSGAPFVWDAWTVGVHWWRRFGQERPLHGTAHDALMAIPVIGRYFRAMGVLPAAPDSIATALAEGRDVALWPGGEVDSLRPWSERDQANLAGRKGFVAMAIKAGVPIVPIATVGGADAMPVLIRGDGLSRALRLDKLLRLKVFPLAVSLPWGIAPAALPQLPLPAKIRTRLMPAIEVDHDPARAEDPDYVDRIYREVQDSIQRGMDALARKRAFPLFG from the coding sequence ATGTCGTCCACCACCGATGGCCGCCCCGACGAGGTGCGCCGGCAGGCACACGAACACGCGCAGGAGAAGAGAGCGGCCATGGCCGCCAAGCGGGAGCGCACCGACGGCGGGGTGTCCGGATGGGTGGCGCAGCGCGCCGGCGACTGGGACCTCGCCGGACAGGACGAGGCGACGATGCAGCGCCAGAAGTTCTTCTGGAACACGTTGGTCGACCACTGGTTCCGGATGGAGTTCGACGGCTGGGAGAACCTGCCCGACGCGCCCGTCCTGTTGGTCGGCATCCACTCCGGGGCCCCGTTCGTCTGGGACGCGTGGACCGTCGGGGTGCACTGGTGGCGCCGGTTCGGTCAGGAGCGTCCCCTGCACGGCACCGCCCACGACGCACTGATGGCGATCCCCGTGATCGGCCGTTACTTCCGCGCGATGGGCGTGCTGCCCGCCGCGCCGGACTCGATCGCCACGGCACTGGCCGAAGGTCGCGACGTCGCGCTCTGGCCCGGGGGCGAAGTCGACTCCCTGCGCCCGTGGAGCGAACGCGACCAGGCGAATCTGGCCGGCCGCAAGGGCTTCGTCGCGATGGCGATCAAGGCGGGGGTGCCCATCGTGCCGATCGCGACCGTCGGCGGCGCCGACGCGATGCCGGTGCTGATCCGCGGCGACGGGCTCTCCCGTGCGCTGCGTCTGGACAAGCTGTTGCGGCTCAAGGTGTTTCCGCTCGCCGTCTCACTGCCGTGGGGAATCGCGCCGGCCGCGCTGCCGCAGTTGCCGCTGCCCGCCAAGATCCGTACCCGGTTGATGCCGGCGATCGAGGTGGATCATGACCCGGCCCGTGCCGAGGACCCCGACTACGTGGACCGCATCTACCGTGAGGTGCAGGACAGCATCCAGCGGGGGATGGACGCGCTGGCCCGCAAGCGGGCGTTCCCGCTGTTCGGTTGA
- a CDS encoding PE-PPE domain-containing protein has protein sequence MRSPVLRAAMVLTALAAALSLTVAPSAGAATVLTLEETLGIGTGEMTDLLGGAVCHAPANTCVEVEYPAVVGPESVPAGVVALDAAIATTPAPVIVMGYSQEAIVAGHWLREHAAEPGVPTPQDLSFVLVGNPARAFGGAYVPLGDTTPQTQYTVTDIARQYDLFADFPNKPFSPFFLLAVANAAMGVKTVHLDYTAVNPDDPANARWTVDNTTYVLAPTHDLPLLQPLRTLGCDRLADALNAPLKAMVDRAYRRPVPFPDAQTRKADRADRVEVRRTARAQRHAVATARRDARSDHRTARAARRSDD, from the coding sequence ATGAGATCCCCCGTCCTGCGCGCCGCGATGGTGCTGACCGCGCTGGCGGCCGCCCTCTCGCTCACCGTCGCGCCCTCCGCAGGTGCGGCGACCGTGCTGACGCTGGAGGAGACGCTGGGCATCGGCACGGGCGAGATGACCGATCTGCTCGGCGGTGCGGTGTGTCACGCGCCGGCGAACACGTGCGTGGAGGTCGAGTATCCAGCGGTGGTGGGGCCGGAATCGGTGCCGGCGGGTGTCGTGGCACTGGACGCGGCCATCGCGACGACTCCCGCGCCGGTGATCGTGATGGGCTACAGCCAGGAGGCGATCGTCGCCGGGCACTGGCTGCGGGAACACGCCGCGGAGCCCGGAGTGCCGACACCGCAGGACCTGTCGTTCGTGCTCGTCGGCAATCCCGCCCGTGCGTTCGGGGGTGCGTACGTCCCACTGGGCGACACCACCCCGCAGACGCAGTACACCGTGACCGACATCGCCCGCCAGTACGACCTGTTCGCCGACTTCCCGAACAAGCCGTTCTCCCCCTTCTTCCTGCTGGCCGTCGCGAACGCCGCGATGGGCGTCAAGACGGTGCACCTGGACTACACCGCGGTGAACCCCGACGACCCGGCCAACGCGCGGTGGACGGTCGACAACACCACGTATGTGCTGGCGCCGACGCACGACCTGCCGCTGCTGCAGCCCCTGCGCACGCTGGGGTGTGACCGACTGGCCGATGCGCTCAACGCGCCGCTCAAGGCGATGGTCGACCGGGCCTATCGGCGCCCGGTCCCGTTTCCCGACGCGCAGACGCGGAAGGCGGACCGGGCGGATCGTGTGGAGGTGCGACGCACCGCGCGGGCGCAGCGCCACGCGGTGGCGACGGCCCGGCGTGACGCCCGCAGCGACCACCGGACCGCGCGAGCCGCGCGGAGATCCGACGACTGA
- a CDS encoding HNH endonuclease signature motif containing protein has translation MVEDALRQESMQIARKLAAIAQLLGRRIEEELAIDADARSMITGFARTTAEVAALINMSTAAARATVFAAETLDQRLPAVGALLARGEVSWPTVELVIKRTELVAEDLMPQIDAELADRLASWSSWSRRRVIDAVDHVVSTIDSDGVKKRRQRAYDERGAQVSSDGDGMATVRVKLTAPAGRMVDAELSAMAATVCPADPRTRQQRRADAFEALVERRNLECRCGAPDCPQAEPAPAPPAPQVSPKVVLNVVASADTVNGHSQAPGYLVGFGVIDAELVRELARDATRRLVEEPTVSPAEELRYRPGAALARWIRLRDLTCRAPGCSVPAEQCDIDHVIPFDHRDPAAGGRTVSWNLACFCREHHRCKTFGGWCVELQADGTIVWTSPAGQVSRTTPGSTALFGLTTRPRRREDHTRVERARARLCAHRATSEFNRYRNQAAAQEIRDRRWRNDTRRWRYLFHGPISDKPSTAPYMRWVNDPLEPEELQPHWQPPPRARSDPDEPPPF, from the coding sequence GTGGTCGAGGATGCGCTACGCCAGGAGTCGATGCAGATCGCGCGCAAGCTCGCGGCGATCGCGCAGTTGTTGGGCCGGCGGATCGAGGAGGAGCTGGCCATCGACGCCGATGCGCGATCGATGATCACCGGGTTCGCCCGCACCACCGCCGAGGTCGCCGCGCTGATCAACATGTCCACCGCTGCCGCCCGCGCGACGGTGTTCGCCGCCGAAACGCTGGATCAGCGCTTGCCGGCCGTGGGAGCGCTGCTCGCTCGCGGCGAGGTGAGCTGGCCGACGGTCGAGCTGGTGATCAAGCGCACCGAGCTGGTCGCCGAGGACCTGATGCCCCAGATCGACGCCGAGCTGGCCGACCGTCTCGCCAGCTGGTCGTCATGGTCGCGGCGGCGGGTCATCGACGCCGTCGACCATGTGGTCAGCACCATCGACAGCGACGGGGTCAAGAAGCGCCGCCAGCGCGCTTATGACGAGCGCGGGGCGCAGGTCAGCTCGGACGGTGACGGAATGGCCACGGTGCGGGTCAAACTCACCGCTCCGGCGGGCAGGATGGTCGACGCCGAGCTGTCGGCGATGGCCGCCACGGTGTGTCCGGCCGACCCGCGCACCCGCCAGCAGCGCCGCGCCGATGCCTTTGAAGCCCTCGTCGAGCGCCGCAACCTCGAATGCCGTTGCGGTGCACCGGATTGCCCCCAGGCCGAACCCGCGCCTGCACCTCCGGCACCGCAGGTCTCGCCGAAGGTGGTGCTGAATGTCGTGGCGAGCGCCGACACGGTGAACGGACACAGCCAGGCGCCGGGCTATCTGGTGGGCTTCGGAGTGATCGACGCCGAACTGGTCCGCGAGCTGGCCCGCGACGCCACCCGCCGGCTGGTCGAGGAGCCCACCGTCAGCCCGGCCGAAGAACTGCGTTACCGGCCGGGCGCCGCGCTGGCCCGCTGGATCCGCCTGCGCGATCTGACCTGCCGGGCACCCGGATGCTCGGTGCCGGCCGAACAGTGCGACATCGACCACGTCATCCCGTTCGACCACCGTGACCCGGCTGCCGGCGGGCGCACCGTGTCATGGAACCTCGCCTGCTTCTGCCGAGAACACCACCGCTGCAAGACCTTCGGCGGCTGGTGCGTCGAACTCCAGGCCGACGGAACCATCGTGTGGACCTCTCCGGCAGGGCAGGTGTCGCGCACCACGCCTGGCTCCACCGCCCTGTTCGGCCTGACCACCCGACCGCGGCGCCGCGAAGACCACACCCGGGTCGAACGCGCCCGCGCTCGGCTCTGCGCCCACCGCGCCACCTCCGAGTTCAACCGCTATCGCAACCAGGCCGCCGCCCAAGAGATCAGGGACCGCCGCTGGCGCAACGACACCCGGCGATGGCGATACCTGTTCCACGGCCCGATCAGCGACAAGCCGTCCACCGCCCCCTACATGCGCTGGGTCAACGATCCGTTGGAACCCGAAGAGCTGCAACCACATTGGCAACCGCCACCACGGGCGCGATCCGACCCCGACGAACCGCCGCCGTTCTAG